Proteins from a genomic interval of Acomys russatus chromosome 19, mAcoRus1.1, whole genome shotgun sequence:
- the LOC127203237 gene encoding cytochrome P450 2B1-like, whose protein sequence is MEPSLLLLLALLLGFFLLLVRGHSKSHGCLPPGPQPLPLLGNLLQMDRGGLLKSFIQLQGKYGDVFTVHLGPRPVAVLCGTETIKEALVGQAEAFSGRGTVAVIEPIFKDYGVIFASGERWKALRRFSLATMRDFGMGKRSVEEQIQEEAQCLVEELRKSQGAFLDPTFLFHGVAANTICSIAFGERFDYKDRQFLRLLELLCQSFELMSSFSSQVFELFSGFLKYFPGTHRQACQKLQEILDYIGTSVEKHWATLDPSAPRDFIDSYLLHMEKEKSNQDSVFDHQNLMVTVHSLFFAGSESISSTLCFGFLSCSKKVQKEIDQVIGSRRLPTLDDRTNMPCTEAVLHEIQRFSDLAPLGLPHRVTKDTLFRGYLVPKDTEVYPILSSALHDPRYSAQPDTFNPDHFLDANGALKRSEAFMPFSIGETDLRFHSWTPEGRDHTPGQK, encoded by the exons ATGGAGCCcagtcttcttctcctccttgctCTTCTCCTGGGCTTTTTTCTACTCCTGGTCAGGGGCCACTCCAAGTCCCATGGCTGTCTCCCCCCAGgaccccaacccctccccctgTTGGGGAACCTCCTACAGATGGacagaggaggcctcctcaaaTCTTTCATTCAG CTTCAAGGAAAATATGGAGATGTGTTCACAGTGCACCTGGGACCAAggcctgtggctgtgctgtgtgggACAGAGACCATAAAGGAGGCTCTGGTGGGTCAAGCTGAGGCTTTCTCTGGCCGAGGGACAGTTGCTGTGATTGAGCCAATCTTCAAGGATTATG GTGTGATCTTCGCCAGTGGGGAACGCTGGAAAGCCCTTCGGCGATTCTCTCTAGCAACCATGAGAGACTTTGGGATGGGGAAGCGAAGTGTGGAGGAGCAGATTCAGGAGGAGGCCCAGTGTCTGGTGGAGGAGCTGCGGAAATCCCAGG GGG CCTTTCTGGACCCCACTTTCCTCTTCCATGGTGTCGCAGCCAACACCATCTGCTCCATTGCCTTTGGAGAGCGCTTTGACTACAAAGACCGCCAGTTCCTGCGCCTGCTGGAACTGCTGTGTCAGTCCTTTGAGCTCATGAGCTCATTTTCCAGCCAG GTGTTTGAgctcttctctggcttcctgaaGTACTTTCCTGGCACCCACAGACAAGCCTGCCAAAAACTCCAGGAAATTCTCGACTACATTGGCACCAGTGTGGAGAAACACTGGGCAACCTTGGACCCCAGCGCTCCAAGAGACTTCATCGATTCCTACCTTCTACACATGGAGAAG GAGAAGTCCAACCAAGACAGTGTGTTCGATCACCAGAACCTCATGGTCACTGTCCACTCTCTCTTCTTTGCTGGGAGTGAAAGTATCAGCTCCACGCTCTGCTTTGGCTTCCTGTCATGCTCAA AGAAAGTCCAGAAGGAGATTGATCAGGTGATCGGCTCACGCCGCCTACCCACGCTGGATGACCGCACCAACATGCCATGCACTGAGGCAGTCCTCCACGAGATTCAGAGATTTTCAGATCTTGCCCCTCTTGGTTTACCACACAGAGTAACCAAAGACACACTGTTCCGAGGGTACCTGGTCCCGAAG GACACTGAAGTGTACCCCATCCTGAGTTCAGCTCTTCATGACCCACGGTACTCTGCACAACCGGACACCTTCAATCCTGACCACTTCCTGGATGCCAATGGGGCGCTGAAGAGAAGTGAAGCTTTTATGCCCTTCTCCATAGGTGAGACTGACCTGCGATTCCATTCTTGGACACCTGAGGGCAGGGACCACACTCCAGGGCAAAAATAG
- the LOC127203776 gene encoding cytochrome P450 2B1 encodes MEPSVLLLLALLAGFFLLLVRGHPKTRGRLPPGPRPLPILGNVLQMDRRGLLNSFMKLREKYGDVFTVHLGPRPVVMLCGTETIKEALVGQAEAFSGRGTVAVVKPVFKDYGVIFASGERWKALRRFSLATMRDFGMGKRSVEERIQEEAQCLVEELRKSQGAPLDPTFIFQCITANIICSIVFGERFDYKDRQFLRLLELFYQTFSLISSLPSQLFELFSGFLKYFPGTHTQVARNMQEILDFIGNNVEKHRASLDPSAPRDFIDTYLLRMDKEKSNQHTEFHHQNLVISLLSLFFAGTETSSSTLRYGFLLMLKYPRVAEKVQKEIDQVIGSHRLPTLDDRTKMPYTDAVIHEIQRFSDLVPIGVPHRVTKDTVFRGYLLPKDTEVYPILSSALHDPRYFEQPDGFNPDHFLDANGALKKSEAFMPFSIGKRICLGEGIARNELFLFFTAILQNFSVSSPVAPKDIDLTPKESGIGRIPPTYQICFLAR; translated from the exons ATGGAGCCCAGTGTCCTtctcctcctcgctctcctcGCGGGCTTCTTCTTACTCTTAGTCAGGGGTCACCCGAAGACCCGTGGCCGTCTTCCTCCAGGACCCCGCCCTCTGCCCATCTTGGGGAACGTCTTGCAGATGGACAGAAGAGGCCTCCTCAACTCCTTCATGAAG CTTCGAGAAAAATATGGAGATGTGTTCACAGTGCACCTGGGACCAAGGCCCGTGGTCATGCTGTGTGGGACAGAGACCATAAAGGAGGCTCTGGTGGGTCAAGCTGAGGCTTTCTCTGGCCGAGGGACAGTTGCTGTGGTTAAGCCAGTCTTCAAGGATTATG GTGTGATCTTCGCCAGTGGGGAACGCTGGAAAGCCCTTCGGCGATTCTCTCTAGCAACCATGAGGGACTTTGGGATGGGGAAGCGAAGTGTGGAGGAGCGAATTCAGGAGGAGGCCCAGTGTCTGGTGGAGGAGCTGCGGAAATCCCAGG GAGCCCCCCTGGACCCCACGTTCATCTTCCAGTGCATCACAGCCAACATCATCTGCTCCATTGTCTTTGGAGAGCGCTTTGACTACAAAGACCGCCAGTTCCTGCGCCTGCTGGAACTGTTCTATCAGACCTTTTCACTCATAAGCTCATTGCCCAGCCAG CTGTTCGAGCTCTTCTCCGGCTTCCTGAAGTACTTTCCTGGTACCCACACACAAGTCGCCAGAAACATGCAAGAAATCCTTGACTTCATTGGCAACAATGTGGAGAAGCACAGGGCATCTTTAGACCCCAGTGCTCCACGAGACTTCATCGATACCTACCTTTTACGCATGGACAAG GAGAAGTCCAACCAACATACAGAGTTCCATCACCAGAACCTCGTgatctccctgctctctctcttctttgctgGCACCGAGACCAGCAGCTCCACGCTCCGCTACGGCTTCCTGCTCATGCTCAAGTACCCCCGGGTTGCAG AGAAAGTCCAGAAGGAGATTGATCAGGTGATCGGCTCACACCGCCTACCAACCCTTGACGACCGCACCAAAATGCCGTACACTGACGCAGTCATCCACGAGATTCAGAGGTTTTCAGATCTTGTCCCAATTGGAGTGCCACACAGAGTCACCAAAGACACAGTGTTCCGAGGGTACCTGCTCCCCAAG GACACTGAAGTGTACCCCATCCTGAGTTCAGCTCTTCATGACCCACGGTACTTTGAACAGCCAGACGGCTTCAATCCTGACCATTTCTTGGATGCCAATGGGGCACTGAAGAAAAGTGAAGCTTTTATGCCCTTCTCCATAG GAAAGCGCATTTGCCTTGGCGAAGGCATCGCCCGCAATgagctgttccttttcttcaccgCGATCCTCCAGAACTTCTCCGTGTCCAGCCCTGTGGCTCCTAAGGACATCGACCTCACTCCCAAGGAGAGCGGCATCGGCAGAATACCCCCAACATACCAGATCTGCTTCCTGGCCCGCTGA